The following are encoded in a window of Hemiscyllium ocellatum isolate sHemOce1 chromosome 35, sHemOce1.pat.X.cur, whole genome shotgun sequence genomic DNA:
- the LOC132832658 gene encoding putative nuclease HARBI1: MGAVLGTLIWLHEEEEELLQQQQELERRHREQQQRQCKLSAQRRVGGDSRRSQAKERTRRRLYPANRVYRPRVTFLELSEEECLRRLRFSKQAVSDLCSLLQQDLMPAGPGGHALPVAVKVTTALNFFASGSFQGAAGDISHISQSAVHKCIKQVTNALFARANDYICFPMDESSQDDRASGFSALAGFPRVQGIIDCTHIAIKAPDNQPAAFNRRGYYSINVQIVADHCHRIMQVCARFPGSCRDAFILHQSTIPPLFSRCQNVKGWLLGDRDYPLYTWLMTPLPSPSTPAELRYNKSHASTRRVIRRTMGLLKQRFRCLDRSGGPLQYSPQRVSRIVVVCCILHNFAVQRGLQLEEEVPENVSSSDEEDLDDREEEMDEEETSQQLTAHDVRNQFITQCFS; this comes from the coding sequence ATGGGGGCTGTCTTGGGAACTTTAATCTGGCTGCACGAAGAGGAGGAGGAGctgctgcagcagcagcaggagctgGAGCGGAGACACAGGGAACAGCAGCAGCGACAATGCAAGCTGTCTGCACAGAGACGGGTGGGAGGTGACAGCCGGCGCTCTCAGGCCAAGGAAAGGACACGGCGGAGGCTGTACCCAGCCAACCGGGTGTACCGGCCCCGGGTCACATTCCTGGAGCTGTCCGAAGAGGAGTGCCTGAGGCGGCTGCGCTTCTCAAAGCAGGCGGTCAGCGATCTGTGCAGCCTCCTGCAGCAGGACCTGATGCCGGCCGGGCCTGGAGGTcatgccctgccagtagctgtGAAAGTGACCACTGCCCTGAACTTCTTCGCCTCTGGCTCCTTCCAGGGGGCTGCTGGTGACATCTCCCACATCAGCCAGTCGGCAGTACACAAATGCATCAAACAGGTCACCAATGCTCTGTTTGCCAGGGCCAATGACTACATCTGCTTTCCAATGGATGAAAGCAGTCAGGATGATAGGGCGTCAGGATTTTCTGCCCTTGCAGGCTTCCCCCGGGTACAGGGGATCATAGATTGCACTCACATTGCCATCAAGGCCCCGGACAACCAGCCAGCTGCCTTCAACAGGAGGGGCTACTACTCTATAAATGTGCAGATCGTTGCGGACCATTGCCACCGAATTATGCAGGTCTGCGCCCGGTTTCCTGGCAGCTGCCGCGATGCCTTCATCCTACACCAGTCCACCATCCCTCCTCTCTTCAGCAGGTGCCAGAATGTAAAAGGCTGGCTGCTCGGTGACAGAGACTATCCTCTCTACACGTGGTTGATGACTCCACTCCCTAGCCCTAGCACGCCCGCTGAGCTGCGGTATAACAAGAGTCATGCAAGCACCAGGAGGGTCATCAGACGCACCATGGGACTCCTGAAGCAGCGCTTCCGCTGCCTGGACCGGTCTGGCGGTCCTCTGCAGTACAGCCCTCAGAGAGTCTCCCGCATTGTGGTTGTCTGCTGCATCCTGCACAATTTTGCTGTGCAGAGGGGGCTGCAGCTAGAGGAGGAAGTCCCTGAAAACGTTTCCTCATCCGATGAGGAAGACCTGGATgatagagaggaagaaatggatgaGGAAGAGACAAGCCAGCAGCTCACAGCCCACGACGTGAGGAATCAGTTCATCACCCAGTGCTTCAGTTGA